The following coding sequences lie in one Kribbella sp. NBC_00709 genomic window:
- a CDS encoding CDP-alcohol phosphatidyltransferase family protein, whose product MSRLQETVAQLSQAQKPSAGTPAYSRFVNRRIGRVFAAAAFLGRRTPNQVSLASGFCSLVGIVLVATVRPSFLLALVVALLLVLGYGLDSADGQLARLRGGGSPLGEWLDHMIDAVKIVLLHSAVLISFYRFDAFDNELVLLVPLAYVCMSSVLFFGLILIDQLRRRHGGAATPNQRGDSVLKSLLIAPTDYGVLCLVFLAFGTPTLFVVLYGALLVLNLLFLAAAVAKWYREMAVLGVRA is encoded by the coding sequence ATGAGCCGGTTGCAGGAGACGGTCGCGCAGTTGTCCCAGGCGCAGAAGCCGTCGGCCGGTACGCCGGCGTACTCCCGGTTCGTGAACCGGCGGATCGGGCGGGTGTTCGCGGCGGCCGCGTTCCTCGGGCGGCGCACGCCGAACCAGGTCAGCCTGGCATCGGGTTTCTGTTCACTGGTGGGGATCGTGCTGGTCGCGACGGTGCGGCCGTCGTTCCTGCTGGCACTGGTCGTGGCGCTGCTGCTCGTGCTCGGCTACGGGCTGGATTCCGCGGACGGGCAGCTGGCCCGGTTGCGCGGCGGCGGGTCGCCGCTGGGGGAGTGGCTCGACCACATGATCGACGCGGTCAAGATCGTCCTGCTGCACAGCGCCGTACTGATCTCGTTCTACCGGTTCGATGCCTTTGACAACGAGTTGGTGCTGCTCGTCCCGCTCGCGTACGTGTGCATGTCGTCGGTGCTGTTCTTCGGGCTGATCCTGATCGACCAGCTACGCCGGCGGCACGGCGGGGCGGCGACGCCCAACCAGCGCGGCGACTCGGTGCTGAAGTCGTTGCTCATCGCACCGACCGACTACGGCGTGCTGTGCCTGGTCTTCCTGGCCTTCGGCACACCGACCCTGTTCGTCGTGCTGTACGGCGCTCTGCTCGTGCTCAATCTGCTCTTCCTCGCGGCCGCGGTCGCGAAGTGGTACCGGGAGATGGCTGTGCTGGGGGTGCGGGCCTGA
- a CDS encoding adenylyltransferase/cytidyltransferase family protein, whose amino-acid sequence MAIIGYAPGVYDMFHIGHLNILRRAREHCDHLIAGVVEDDVVTRIKGRPPVVPHQERMDVIRALDLVDEVISDWSSDKFEMWKQLRYDVLFKGDDWKGTEKGTRLERLLGDVGAQVHYFPYTASTSSTDLRRLLEGMS is encoded by the coding sequence ATGGCGATCATCGGCTATGCGCCCGGTGTCTACGACATGTTCCACATCGGGCATCTGAACATCCTCCGCCGGGCCCGTGAGCACTGCGACCACCTGATCGCCGGAGTGGTCGAGGACGACGTGGTGACCCGGATCAAGGGCCGTCCGCCGGTGGTTCCGCACCAGGAGCGGATGGACGTCATTCGAGCGCTCGACCTCGTCGACGAGGTGATCAGCGACTGGTCGAGCGATAAGTTCGAGATGTGGAAACAGTTGCGGTACGACGTTCTCTTCAAGGGCGACGACTGGAAGGGAACCGAAAAGGGGACCAGACTGGAAAGGCTGCTGGGTGACGTCGGCGCACAGGTGCACTACTTCCCGTACACCGCCTCCACCTCCAGCACCGATCTGCGCAGGCTTCTGGAGGGGATGAGCTGA
- a CDS encoding glycosyltransferase has protein sequence MPGRPKVLLSAYACRPTGGSEPGAGWAWAKAAARDHDVWLLTRGKFVHEIDAELAVRPVPGLTVVPLEMPKWVVRLRRRPSDVYWYYPLWQGLARRTAQRLHAEESFDVIHHLTFAVDWMGAGVVEESSAKVIWGPVGGSTTAPLAMSHWLGPRGVVGELVRRAYTGLRRRLTGRRMAQTADLMVAQNNDVAAAFRPYAKEIVVQPNVAIRRFTASGPYEPFGAPGIKTALFVGRLIPWKGVLLAISALARAEASNWELRIIGDGPDWGRAEGLAWQLGVRDRVEFMGALPREDVLAAMFRADALIAPALREAAGWAVTEALASGCPVVCVDRGGPAVIVGPDEGVTVPWQGDVVAGLAKGLASLHGRITPVDRWGPDRLPEILAEWYAPARVSH, from the coding sequence ATGCCAGGCCGGCCGAAGGTACTGCTCAGTGCGTACGCCTGCCGGCCGACCGGCGGGTCCGAGCCGGGTGCCGGATGGGCGTGGGCGAAGGCCGCGGCGCGGGACCACGACGTCTGGTTGCTCACCCGCGGCAAGTTCGTGCACGAGATCGATGCGGAGCTCGCGGTCCGGCCGGTGCCCGGGCTGACCGTCGTACCGCTGGAGATGCCGAAGTGGGTCGTGCGGCTGCGGCGACGGCCTTCGGACGTGTACTGGTACTACCCGCTGTGGCAAGGTCTGGCCCGGCGTACGGCGCAACGCCTGCACGCCGAGGAGTCGTTCGACGTCATCCATCACCTGACCTTCGCGGTGGACTGGATGGGCGCCGGTGTGGTCGAGGAGTCCTCGGCGAAGGTGATCTGGGGACCGGTCGGCGGATCGACCACCGCGCCGCTCGCAATGTCGCACTGGCTCGGACCGCGCGGTGTCGTCGGAGAGTTGGTACGCCGTGCGTACACCGGACTGCGGCGCCGGCTGACCGGCCGGCGGATGGCGCAGACCGCCGACCTGATGGTTGCCCAGAACAACGATGTCGCGGCGGCGTTCCGGCCGTACGCGAAGGAGATCGTCGTCCAGCCGAACGTGGCGATCCGGCGGTTCACCGCCTCCGGTCCGTACGAGCCGTTCGGTGCCCCCGGCATCAAGACCGCACTGTTCGTCGGCCGGCTGATCCCGTGGAAGGGCGTGCTGCTGGCGATCAGTGCCCTGGCCCGCGCCGAGGCGTCCAACTGGGAGCTGCGCATCATCGGCGACGGTCCGGACTGGGGACGCGCCGAAGGGCTCGCGTGGCAGCTCGGGGTGCGCGACCGGGTGGAGTTCATGGGCGCGCTGCCCCGGGAGGATGTGCTGGCCGCGATGTTCCGGGCCGACGCGCTCATCGCTCCCGCGCTCCGGGAGGCGGCCGGCTGGGCTGTCACCGAGGCGCTCGCCTCCGGTTGCCCGGTGGTCTGTGTGGATCGCGGCGGGCCTGCCGTCATCGTCGGCCCGGACGAGGGCGTCACCGTCCCCTGGCAAGGCGACGTGGTCGCCGGCCTGGCCAAGGGACTCGCCTCGCTGCACGGCCGCATCACGCCGGTAGATCGCTGGGGTCCCGATCGGCTCCCGGAGATCCTCGCCGAATGGTACGCACCCGCTCGCGTGTCGCACTGA
- a CDS encoding SCO6745 family protein has product MEATRTTTKADVARRLTRQLLEPIHLVAYMADEPMFALQAIGYEGYWPGYFASRSAPLGRVPAEVVDALFYNFAPGEAAACIPSCWDVATPEAAMAARNEGCVVALRRILGGLADSAQLARAADLAVRAATSAPMEGRILYAGLRSLPVPDEPVARLWHAATLMREHRGDGHNIALVAAGIDGQEAHVFAAIDGGMKPREYGRLNPLTTDQLAAVVDGLRARGLVDESEKFTAAGRELKDHIEAVTDALAASAYDCLEPDEIAQLIADLEPLVARIDAVGYEEVS; this is encoded by the coding sequence ATGGAAGCGACCCGCACGACCACCAAGGCAGACGTCGCGCGCCGCTTGACCCGGCAGTTGCTGGAGCCGATCCACCTCGTCGCCTATATGGCCGACGAGCCGATGTTCGCGCTCCAGGCCATCGGCTACGAAGGCTACTGGCCGGGGTACTTCGCCTCCCGGTCCGCGCCGCTCGGCCGGGTCCCCGCCGAGGTGGTGGATGCTCTCTTCTACAACTTCGCCCCCGGTGAGGCCGCGGCCTGCATCCCGAGTTGCTGGGACGTCGCCACGCCCGAAGCCGCGATGGCGGCCCGCAACGAGGGCTGCGTCGTGGCACTGCGCCGCATCCTCGGCGGCCTGGCCGACAGCGCCCAGCTCGCCCGGGCCGCCGACCTCGCCGTCCGGGCGGCGACCAGCGCGCCGATGGAGGGACGGATCCTGTACGCCGGACTGCGGTCGCTGCCCGTGCCCGACGAGCCGGTCGCCCGGTTGTGGCACGCGGCAACACTCATGCGCGAGCACCGCGGCGACGGTCACAACATCGCGCTGGTGGCCGCCGGCATCGACGGGCAGGAGGCGCACGTGTTCGCGGCGATCGACGGCGGCATGAAGCCGCGCGAGTACGGACGGCTCAACCCGCTCACGACGGACCAGCTGGCCGCGGTCGTCGACGGTCTGCGCGCTCGCGGCCTGGTCGACGAGTCGGAGAAGTTCACCGCCGCCGGGCGTGAACTCAAGGACCACATCGAGGCGGTCACGGACGCGCTCGCCGCCTCGGCGTACGACTGCCTGGAGCCGGACGAGATCGCCCAGCTGATCGCCGACCTCGAGCCGCTGGTCGCGCGGATCGATGCCGTCGGCTACGAAGAAGTGTCCTAG
- the nadA gene encoding quinolinate synthase NadA, which yields MTTIADGSKSLPLLFLGQSTDPHSERGVECPGALPPASDPDLVERALKAKAALGDQVFVLGHHYQRDEVIQFADVTGDSFKLARDAANRPDAPYIVFCGVHFMAESADILTNDEQTVILPDLAAGCSMADMARIQQVEAAWDALADAGVADVTVPVTYMNSSADIKAFCGRNGGVVCTSSNAETALGWAFEKGEKVLFLPDQHLGRNTAVLQMGLSLDDCVVYDPHKPGGGLTREQLAAAKMILWRGHCSVHGRFTAESVDDVRSRVPGVTVIVHPECRHEVVTKADLVGSTEYIIQALETAEPGTSWAVGTELNLVQRLAKQHTDKNIVFLDKTVCYCATMNRIDLPHFVWALENLVAGHVVNPIKVDADTEKYAKLALDRMLALPGKTARD from the coding sequence GGACCTGGTCGAGCGGGCATTGAAGGCGAAGGCGGCGCTGGGTGACCAGGTGTTCGTGCTCGGGCACCACTACCAGCGCGACGAGGTGATCCAGTTCGCGGACGTCACCGGTGACTCGTTCAAGCTCGCCCGGGACGCGGCCAACCGCCCGGACGCGCCGTACATCGTGTTCTGCGGTGTGCACTTCATGGCCGAGTCCGCCGACATCCTCACGAACGACGAGCAGACCGTGATCCTGCCGGACCTGGCGGCCGGCTGCTCGATGGCGGACATGGCCCGGATCCAGCAGGTCGAGGCTGCCTGGGACGCGCTGGCCGACGCCGGCGTCGCGGACGTGACGGTCCCGGTCACGTACATGAACTCCAGCGCGGACATCAAGGCGTTCTGCGGCCGCAACGGCGGCGTCGTGTGTACGTCGAGCAACGCCGAGACCGCGCTCGGCTGGGCGTTCGAGAAGGGCGAGAAGGTGCTCTTCCTGCCGGACCAGCACCTCGGCCGCAACACCGCAGTACTGCAGATGGGTCTGTCGCTCGACGACTGTGTGGTCTACGACCCGCACAAGCCGGGTGGCGGGCTGACCCGCGAGCAGCTGGCCGCGGCGAAGATGATCCTGTGGCGCGGGCACTGCTCGGTGCACGGCCGCTTCACCGCCGAGTCGGTCGACGACGTCCGCTCGCGGGTCCCCGGCGTCACCGTGATCGTCCACCCGGAGTGCCGCCACGAGGTCGTCACCAAGGCCGATCTGGTCGGTTCGACGGAGTACATCATCCAGGCCCTGGAGACGGCCGAGCCCGGTACGTCGTGGGCCGTGGGCACCGAGCTCAACCTGGTGCAGCGCCTGGCGAAGCAGCACACCGACAAGAACATCGTGTTCCTCGACAAGACGGTCTGCTACTGCGCCACGATGAACCGGATCGACCTGCCGCACTTCGTCTGGGCCCTCGAGAACCTCGTCGCCGGCCACGTGGTCAACCCGATCAAGGTCGACGCCGACACCGAGAAGTACGCGAAGCTCGCTCTCGACCGGATGCTTGCCCTGCCTGGCAAGACCGCGCGCGACTAG